The Streptomyces spororaveus genome includes a region encoding these proteins:
- a CDS encoding SRPBCC domain-containing protein — translation MSDSAITYTLYIQADPARVWQALTEPALTRRYWGLSFETDWGVGSPMDWVERGTRTSDPEQVVLGCVPDRLLSYTWHTFTPQWAASAGIGEELRAELAKERRTKVTYEIEPVGDTLARLTILHEGFEPGGTLIGMCGRAWPMLASSLKTLLETGAPLPEAEEEAGEV, via the coding sequence ATGAGCGACAGCGCGATCACCTACACCCTGTACATCCAGGCCGATCCCGCCAGGGTCTGGCAGGCCCTCACCGAGCCCGCCCTCACCCGCCGGTACTGGGGCCTGAGCTTCGAGACCGACTGGGGGGTGGGCTCGCCGATGGACTGGGTCGAGCGGGGGACCCGTACCAGCGACCCCGAGCAGGTGGTCCTCGGCTGCGTCCCCGACCGCCTGCTCTCCTACACCTGGCACACCTTCACCCCCCAGTGGGCGGCATCGGCCGGGATCGGCGAGGAGCTGCGGGCCGAACTGGCGAAGGAGCGCCGTACGAAGGTGACGTACGAGATCGAGCCCGTCGGCGACACCCTCGCCCGGCTGACCATCCTGCACGAGGGCTTCGAACCCGGCGGCACCCTGATCGGCATGTGCGGACGGGCCTGGCCGATGCTCGCGTCCAGCCTCAAGACCCTGCTGGAGACCGGGGCGCCGCTGCCGGAGGCGGAGGAGGAGGCGGGCGAGGTCTGA
- a CDS encoding SDR family oxidoreductase, translated as MAPELDQHRVVITAAGRDFGRTLALRFAGRGAEVHLSARTLEAAEHVREEIRAQGHDADRVHAYACDLTDPASVRAFAAAVAARTDHVDVLVNNGSRYQHGTDLLSATDEEVTDTLASGATGTVLATKAFLPLLLKSAKPDIVTMVSGCGESGHHRSDAHAAFYAAKSAQAGFTEILSRRLRDQGVRVISLYPPDFDNHDPLSESWEGAPRTAKDPLTSQSLVDCIFFAIGQPRDCFIKSFHFEQV; from the coding sequence ATGGCACCGGAACTGGACCAGCACCGCGTCGTCATCACCGCCGCGGGCCGCGACTTCGGGCGTACCCTCGCCCTCCGTTTCGCGGGCAGGGGTGCCGAGGTGCACCTGTCCGCCCGCACCCTCGAAGCCGCCGAGCACGTCCGCGAGGAGATCCGCGCCCAGGGCCACGACGCGGACCGCGTCCACGCCTACGCCTGCGACCTCACGGATCCCGCCTCCGTACGGGCGTTCGCCGCCGCGGTCGCCGCCCGCACGGACCACGTGGACGTGCTGGTCAACAACGGCTCCCGCTACCAGCACGGCACGGACCTGCTGTCCGCCACCGACGAGGAGGTGACCGACACCCTCGCCTCCGGAGCCACCGGTACCGTCCTGGCCACCAAGGCCTTCCTGCCGCTGCTCCTGAAGTCGGCCAAGCCGGACATCGTCACGATGGTCTCCGGCTGCGGGGAGAGCGGCCACCACAGGTCCGACGCCCACGCGGCCTTCTACGCCGCCAAGAGCGCCCAGGCCGGTTTCACCGAGATCCTCTCCCGCAGGCTGCGCGACCAGGGCGTCCGTGTGATCTCCCTCTACCCGCCGGACTTCGACAACCACGACCCGCTGTCGGAGTCCTGGGAGGGCGCGCCGCGCACGGCGAAGGACCCGCTCACGTCGCAGTCGCTGGTGGACTGCATCTTCTTCGCGATCGGCCAGCCGCGGGACTGTTTCATCAAGTCCTTCCACTTCGAGCAGGTCTGA
- a CDS encoding class I SAM-dependent methyltransferase: MSHVSQASVVTTPDGEQAPPVPTTYGEVKGWFSAYDQVLFDWFLTRQDSGEAQPGDLLELGAFMGKSAIFLGRYLRPGERFTVCDLFDSPATDDFNVAENRTSYPTLTRRGFETNYLAFHEALPTLIQAPTSVVADEVKPASCRFVHVDASHLYEHVATDIASSRLVAAPDAVVVFDDYRSEHCPGVAAAVWSAVITGDLHPICVSGSKLYATWGDPEPHQTALLAWLEGRSDLWHGVDVIDGRPMVRIGDQGVVAPEPPQPLHPAPPAEPAPAPAPVAARRPGVRWRKLAKDLLPPVVTRAIVARNRRRRG; this comes from the coding sequence GTGTCGCACGTTTCACAAGCTTCCGTCGTCACCACCCCCGACGGTGAGCAGGCCCCGCCCGTCCCTACCACGTACGGCGAGGTCAAAGGCTGGTTCTCGGCGTACGACCAGGTGCTCTTCGACTGGTTCCTGACACGCCAGGACAGCGGCGAGGCGCAGCCCGGCGACCTGCTGGAGCTCGGCGCCTTCATGGGGAAGAGCGCGATCTTCCTGGGCCGGTACCTCCGGCCCGGTGAGAGGTTCACCGTCTGCGACCTCTTCGACTCGCCCGCGACGGACGACTTCAACGTCGCGGAGAACCGCACGTCCTACCCCACGCTCACGCGGCGCGGCTTCGAGACCAACTACCTGGCCTTCCACGAGGCCCTGCCGACGCTGATACAGGCCCCCACCTCGGTCGTGGCCGACGAGGTCAAGCCGGCGAGCTGCCGCTTCGTGCACGTCGACGCCTCGCACCTCTACGAACACGTCGCCACGGACATCGCGTCCTCGCGCCTCGTCGCGGCCCCGGATGCCGTGGTCGTCTTCGACGACTACCGGTCCGAGCACTGCCCCGGTGTCGCGGCCGCCGTGTGGAGCGCGGTGATCACCGGCGACCTGCACCCCATCTGCGTCTCGGGTTCGAAGCTCTACGCGACCTGGGGCGACCCGGAGCCCCACCAGACGGCGCTGCTCGCGTGGCTGGAGGGGCGCAGCGACCTCTGGCACGGCGTGGACGTGATCGACGGCCGTCCCATGGTGCGCATCGGGGACCAGGGCGTGGTCGCGCCGGAGCCGCCGCAGCCGCTGCACCCCGCGCCGCCGGCGGAACCGGCGCCGGCCCCCGCTCCCGTCGCCGCGCGCCGGCCCGGCGTCCGCTGGCGCAAGCTGGCCAAGGACCTGCTCCCGCCCGTGGTCACCCGCGCGATCGTGGCACGTAACCGCCGCCGCAGGGGCTGA
- a CDS encoding DEAD/DEAH box helicase, whose product MRNPSAHGRFGVKGGAKAGPRTPAKAARTLGPQGEFTMHAPKEPALAPVKSFAELDLPLELVETMASLAVTEPFPIQAATLPNALAGRDVLGRGRTGSGKTLAFGLALLARTAGQQADPKRPLALVLVPTRELAQQVTEALEPYAAALKLRMATVVGGLSIGRQVSSLRTGAEVVVATPGRLSDLVGRRDVHLERVKITVLDEADQMCDMGFMPQVTEILDQVHHAGQRMLFSATLDRNVDQLVRKYLKDPVSHSVDPQAGAVSTMDHHVLHIHAADKVSAATEIAARDNRVLMFLDTKHGVDQFVKHLRAMGVRAEGLHSGKSQPQRTRTLAQFKSGAVTVLVATNVAARGIHIDDLDLVVNVDPPADHKDYLHRGGRTARAGESGRVVTLVTPNQRRDMVRLLSDARIRPTITQVRSGEAALTRITGAKAPSGVPLAGSAPTDAKGKPSGSDLAFRGIGTRPGRGKESRKTIEARQQAEARRAARVRRGV is encoded by the coding sequence ATGAGGAACCCGTCAGCTCATGGGCGCTTCGGTGTGAAGGGCGGTGCCAAGGCCGGTCCCCGGACCCCCGCCAAGGCCGCCCGCACCCTCGGCCCGCAGGGTGAGTTCACGATGCACGCGCCGAAGGAGCCGGCACTGGCGCCGGTGAAGTCCTTCGCCGAGCTCGACCTGCCCCTTGAGCTGGTGGAGACCATGGCCTCGCTGGCCGTGACGGAGCCGTTCCCGATCCAGGCCGCGACGCTCCCGAACGCGCTGGCCGGCCGGGACGTCCTCGGCCGCGGCCGGACCGGCTCGGGCAAGACCCTCGCCTTCGGCCTGGCCCTGCTGGCCCGTACGGCGGGACAGCAGGCCGACCCGAAGCGCCCGCTGGCACTGGTCCTCGTACCGACGCGCGAGCTGGCGCAGCAGGTCACCGAGGCGCTGGAGCCGTACGCCGCGGCCTTGAAGCTGCGGATGGCCACCGTGGTCGGCGGCCTGTCCATCGGCCGCCAGGTGAGCTCGCTGCGCACCGGCGCCGAGGTCGTGGTGGCCACCCCCGGGCGGCTCAGCGACCTGGTGGGGCGGCGGGACGTGCACCTGGAGCGGGTGAAGATCACCGTGCTCGACGAGGCCGACCAGATGTGCGACATGGGCTTCATGCCGCAGGTCACCGAGATCCTGGACCAGGTGCACCACGCGGGACAGCGGATGCTGTTCTCGGCGACCCTGGACCGCAATGTCGACCAGCTCGTCCGGAAGTACCTGAAGGACCCGGTCTCGCACTCCGTCGACCCGCAGGCGGGCGCGGTGTCCACGATGGACCACCACGTGCTGCACATCCACGCGGCCGACAAGGTCTCGGCGGCGACGGAGATCGCCGCCCGGGACAACCGCGTGCTGATGTTCCTCGACACCAAGCACGGGGTCGACCAGTTCGTGAAGCACCTGCGGGCCATGGGCGTGCGGGCGGAGGGCCTGCACAGCGGCAAGTCTCAGCCGCAGCGCACCCGGACGCTGGCCCAGTTCAAGAGCGGGGCCGTCACGGTCCTGGTCGCGACGAACGTCGCGGCGCGCGGCATCCACATCGACGACCTCGACCTCGTGGTCAACGTCGACCCGCCCGCCGACCACAAGGACTACCTGCACCGGGGCGGCCGCACCGCCCGGGCCGGCGAGTCCGGCCGGGTCGTCACCCTCGTCACCCCGAACCAGCGCCGGGACATGGTCCGCCTGCTCTCCGACGCCCGGATCCGGCCGACGATCACGCAGGTGCGGTCCGGCGAGGCGGCACTGACCCGCATCACCGGCGCCAAGGCCCCCTCCGGGGTCCCGCTGGCGGGCTCCGCGCCGACCGACGCCAAGGGCAAGCCCTCCGGCTCGGACCTGGCCTTCCGCGGCATCGGTACCCGCCCGGGCCGCGGCAAGGAGTCCCGCAAGACGATCGAGGCCCGCCAGCAGGCGGAGGCCCGCCGCGCGGCCCGGGTGCGCCGGGGCGTCTGA